From a single Acidimicrobiales bacterium genomic region:
- a CDS encoding Fe-S cluster assembly protein HesB, whose protein sequence is MPSQTGSLAVTGDPAADRLLNTDPLALLVGMLLDQQVPMEWAFRGPATLVNRLGGLDAGTVADMDPEAFLEACRTKPAIHRFPRSMAGRIQDLCRHLVDHHGGDAADIWLGASDGADLSRRLRALPGYGAEKTMIFVAVLAKRMGVAPEGWEAAAGPFADDVPRSVADIDSPEALATVRAWKKAQKAAGKSKQD, encoded by the coding sequence ATGCCCTCCCAGACCGGTTCCCTAGCCGTCACCGGCGACCCTGCCGCCGACCGTCTGCTGAACACCGACCCGCTAGCCCTGCTGGTCGGCATGCTGCTCGACCAGCAGGTACCCATGGAATGGGCCTTCCGGGGGCCGGCCACCCTGGTCAACCGGCTTGGTGGCCTGGACGCTGGCACCGTCGCCGACATGGACCCCGAGGCCTTCTTGGAGGCCTGCCGGACTAAGCCGGCCATCCACCGCTTCCCCAGGTCTATGGCTGGCCGTATCCAGGACCTGTGCCGCCACCTGGTGGATCACCACGGCGGTGACGCAGCCGACATTTGGCTGGGAGCGTCCGACGGGGCCGACCTGTCGCGCCGGCTGCGGGCCCTGCCCGGCTACGGCGCCGAAAAGACAATGATCTTCGTGGCCGTCCTGGCTAAGCGCATGGGTGTAGCCCCCGAGGGTTGGGAGGCGGCTGCCGGCCCGTTTGCCGACGACGTGCCCCGGTCGGTCGCAGACATCGACAGCCCCGAGGCCCTAGCCACCGTGCGGGCCTGGAAGAAGGCCCAGAAGGCGGCCGGGAAGTCCAAGCAGGACTAG
- a CDS encoding 4a-hydroxytetrahydrobiopterin dehydratase: MTDRTLLTNDERADLATRLPGWQVDGDHLRCSWAFTDFAEAFAFMAQVADIAEALQHHPDWCNSWNRVEIAVTTHSSGGLTRLDLAFAEAVDALL, translated from the coding sequence GTGACCGACCGGACTCTCCTCACCAACGACGAGCGGGCCGACCTGGCGACCCGGCTGCCTGGCTGGCAGGTGGACGGCGACCATCTCCGATGCTCCTGGGCGTTTACCGACTTCGCCGAGGCCTTCGCCTTCATGGCCCAGGTGGCCGATATTGCCGAGGCGCTCCAACATCATCCCGACTGGTGCAACTCGTGGAACCGTGTAGAGATCGCCGTGACCACCCACAGCAGCGGCGGCCTGACACGCCTTGACCTGGCCTTCGCCGAGGCGGTCGACGCGCTTCTCTGA
- the sufC gene encoding Fe-S cluster assembly ATPase SufC, with translation MFEVTDLHASTTDGVEILRGVDLVVHPGEIHALMGPNGSGKSTLASVLLGSPEYEVTSGSVRFRGDEITDWSPDVRGKAGIFLAFQYPLEIAGVSVINFLRQALSARKGLDLSVLELRLSIMDWMDRLGMDPSFADRYVNEGFSGGEKKRNEILQMAILEPEMAILDETDSGLDIDALRVVADGVNEVRNDRTGMGVLAITHYQRLLDLLRPDVVHILIDGQIVERGDSEIAERLEREGYEAFR, from the coding sequence ATATTCGAGGTCACCGACCTCCACGCCTCGACCACCGACGGTGTCGAGATCCTCCGCGGCGTCGACCTAGTGGTCCACCCCGGTGAGATCCACGCTCTCATGGGTCCTAACGGTTCCGGCAAATCCACCCTGGCCTCCGTGCTGCTGGGCAGCCCTGAATACGAGGTCACCTCCGGGTCAGTCCGGTTCCGGGGTGACGAAATCACCGACTGGTCACCCGACGTGCGGGGCAAGGCCGGCATCTTCCTGGCCTTCCAATATCCGCTGGAGATCGCCGGAGTCTCGGTCATCAACTTCCTGCGCCAGGCCCTGTCGGCTCGGAAGGGCCTGGACCTCTCGGTTCTGGAACTGCGGTTGTCGATCATGGACTGGATGGATCGCCTCGGCATGGACCCGTCGTTCGCCGACCGGTACGTCAACGAGGGCTTCTCCGGCGGCGAGAAGAAGCGCAACGAGATCCTCCAGATGGCCATCCTGGAACCCGAGATGGCCATTCTTGACGAGACCGACTCTGGCCTAGACATTGACGCTCTGCGCGTGGTGGCTGACGGCGTCAATGAGGTCCGGAACGACCGGACCGGGATGGGTGTGCTGGCCATCACCCACTACCAACGCCTGCTCGACCTCCTGCGCCCCGACGTGGTCCATATCCTGATTGACGGCCAGATCGTGGAGCGGGGGGATTCGGAGATCGCCGAGCGGCTCGAGCGTGAGGGCTACGAGGCCTTCCGGTAG
- a CDS encoding Rieske 2Fe-2S domain-containing protein, whose protein sequence is MDGRPVALVRLAARVHAIDDTCSHAEVSLAEGEVDAEECALECWKHGSLFDLETGEALTLPALKPVAVHSAVIDGDDVLVELAPELRQ, encoded by the coding sequence GTGGACGGCCGGCCGGTAGCTCTTGTGCGCCTTGCCGCCCGGGTACACGCCATTGACGACACGTGCAGCCACGCCGAGGTGTCCCTAGCCGAGGGTGAGGTAGACGCCGAGGAGTGTGCGCTCGAGTGCTGGAAGCACGGCAGCCTGTTCGACCTGGAGACAGGGGAGGCCCTGACGCTGCCCGCCCTCAAGCCGGTAGCCGTCCATTCGGCCGTGATCGACGGTGATGACGTCCTGGTCGAGTTGGCCCCGGAGCTCAGGCAGTGA
- a CDS encoding GDP-L-fucose synthase, translating into MDRQAPVFVAGHRGLVGSAVVRRLEVDGFTDVRTVGREALDLRHQAAVDAWFDEERPRYVFLVAGTVGGIHANSTRPAEFLYDNLMIHGTVVQAAHRIGVEKLLYLGSSCIYPRLANQPIAEEALLGGPLEPTNEGYALAKIAGIKLCETYRRQYGDDFISAMPTNLYGPGDNFDLEGGHVLPALMRRFHEAREAGLAEVGVWGTGDARREFLHVDDLADACLFLMDHYSEAGHVNVGTGVDLTIRDLAEAVRDLVHPGADLAFDVSRPDGMPRKVLDVSRLTDLGWTASTELAEGLASTYEWFTTALADGTVRT; encoded by the coding sequence ATCGACCGACAGGCCCCGGTCTTTGTGGCCGGACACCGTGGCCTGGTCGGCTCGGCGGTGGTCCGCCGGCTGGAAGTCGATGGGTTTACCGACGTGAGAACCGTCGGCCGCGAGGCACTGGATCTGCGCCACCAGGCAGCGGTGGACGCTTGGTTCGATGAGGAGCGACCCAGATACGTGTTCCTGGTGGCCGGGACGGTTGGGGGCATCCACGCCAACAGCACCCGTCCAGCCGAGTTCCTCTACGACAATCTGATGATCCACGGCACGGTGGTGCAGGCCGCCCACCGGATCGGGGTGGAGAAGTTGCTCTATCTCGGGAGTTCCTGCATCTACCCCCGCTTGGCTAACCAGCCGATTGCCGAGGAAGCGCTGCTGGGGGGGCCGCTGGAGCCCACCAACGAGGGCTACGCCCTGGCCAAGATCGCTGGCATCAAGCTGTGCGAGACCTACCGCCGCCAGTATGGCGACGACTTCATCTCGGCTATGCCCACCAACCTGTACGGACCGGGCGACAACTTCGACCTGGAGGGCGGACATGTCCTGCCCGCCCTGATGCGGCGGTTCCATGAGGCCCGGGAGGCCGGCCTGGCCGAGGTCGGGGTGTGGGGCACGGGCGACGCCCGACGGGAGTTCCTCCACGTGGACGACCTAGCTGACGCCTGCCTGTTTCTCATGGACCACTACTCGGAGGCTGGCCACGTGAACGTGGGGACCGGGGTGGATCTCACCATCCGAGATTTGGCTGAGGCGGTTCGCGACCTGGTGCACCCGGGGGCCGACCTGGCCTTCGACGTATCGAGGCCGGACGGCATGCCCCGCAAGGTGCTGGACGTCTCCCGCTTGACCGATTTGGGATGGACGGCGTCTACCGAGCTGGCTGAGGGTTTGGCCTCTACCTACGAGTGGTTCACGACCGCCCTAGCGGACGGCACCGTTCGAACCTGA
- a CDS encoding acyl-CoA/acyl-ACP dehydrogenase — MNFAFSEEQDQLREFVRQFLDNYSAEATVRELMETEDGYDAETWSMMAEQLGLQSLIIPEEHGGQGYGYVELIVVMEEMGRALLCAPFFSTVVLAANTLIHSGDDDARADLLPGIASGSTIATLAFTEESGKWDEAGIAMEATADGDGWTLTGTKMYVLDGHIADLVLVAARTPGGVSLFRVDGDADGLTRTALATMDMTRKQARLEFDGVSAALVGTEGGGWAVLERVLDLAAVALAAEQVGGAQVCLDTAVQYAKDRVQFGRPIGSFQAIKHKCADMLLEVESAKSAAYYAGWCAAELNDELPSVASLAKAYCSEAYFHTTAENIQIHGGIGFTWEHPAHLYFKRAKSSELLFGDPTYHRELLAQRIGI; from the coding sequence ATGAACTTCGCCTTCAGCGAGGAACAGGACCAGTTGCGTGAGTTCGTGCGCCAGTTCCTGGACAACTACTCCGCGGAGGCCACCGTCCGTGAACTCATGGAGACCGAGGACGGCTACGACGCCGAAACCTGGTCGATGATGGCCGAGCAGTTGGGTCTGCAGAGCCTGATTATCCCCGAGGAGCACGGTGGACAGGGCTACGGCTACGTGGAACTCATCGTGGTCATGGAGGAGATGGGCCGTGCACTGCTGTGCGCTCCGTTCTTCTCCACCGTGGTGTTGGCCGCCAACACGCTCATCCACTCAGGCGACGACGACGCCCGGGCCGACCTGCTGCCTGGCATCGCCTCGGGGTCCACCATCGCAACACTGGCCTTCACCGAGGAGAGCGGGAAGTGGGACGAGGCCGGCATCGCCATGGAGGCCACTGCCGACGGAGACGGCTGGACCCTTACCGGCACCAAGATGTACGTGCTGGACGGCCACATCGCCGATCTGGTGCTGGTGGCTGCCCGCACCCCGGGTGGCGTGTCGCTATTCCGGGTGGACGGGGACGCTGATGGCCTCACCCGCACCGCCTTGGCCACCATGGACATGACCCGCAAGCAGGCTCGCCTCGAGTTCGACGGCGTGTCAGCCGCCCTGGTCGGCACCGAGGGCGGTGGATGGGCCGTCCTGGAGCGGGTACTGGACCTCGCCGCGGTGGCCCTAGCCGCCGAGCAGGTCGGCGGTGCCCAGGTCTGTCTGGACACCGCGGTGCAGTACGCCAAGGACCGGGTGCAGTTCGGCCGCCCCATCGGCAGTTTCCAGGCCATCAAGCACAAGTGCGCCGACATGCTGCTCGAGGTGGAGTCGGCCAAGTCGGCCGCCTACTACGCGGGATGGTGTGCCGCTGAGCTAAACGACGAGCTGCCGTCAGTGGCCTCTCTGGCCAAGGCGTATTGCTCCGAGGCCTACTTCCACACCACGGCTGAAAACATTCAGATCCATGGAGGTATCGGCTTCACGTGGGAGCACCCTGCCCACCTCTACTTCAAACGGGCCAAGAGTTCCGAGTTGCTGTTCGGTGACCCGACGTATCATCGCGAGTTGCTGGCCCAGCGCATCGGTATCTGA
- a CDS encoding SufS family cysteine desulfurase: protein MTTTTLDVAAIKADFPLLGREVHGCPIVYLDSAATSQKPRQVLNALNRYYEEINANIHRGAYHIAEQATTAVEDSRAALARFVGAPETTEIVFAKNATEAINLVAHSWGRTNLGSGDVVLLTAMEHHANIVPWQQLAAERGIEVRWIPVGDDGNLDLSDLDRLLDGVRLVAVSAASNVLGTLPPIRRIADAAHGVGALCLVDASQWVPHQPTDVAAWDCDFVVFTGHKMCGPTGVGVLWGRSDLLDAMPPFLGGGSMIRNVTFDGFTPAEVPARFEAGTQPIAEIIGLHAAVEYLEAIGMEAIRDHERDLTAYALRTLSERLGEDLVIHGPDTAEGRGGTLSLAYRDIHPHDLSQVLDQHGVCVRAGHHCAKPLMAVLGVNATARASLYLYNDEADVDALADALVDAGDFFAF from the coding sequence ATGACCACCACCACCCTCGACGTTGCCGCCATCAAGGCCGATTTCCCGCTGTTAGGACGTGAGGTGCACGGGTGCCCCATCGTCTATCTGGACTCGGCGGCCACCTCCCAGAAGCCCCGTCAGGTGCTGAATGCCCTGAACCGGTACTACGAGGAGATCAACGCCAACATCCATCGCGGCGCCTACCACATTGCCGAACAGGCCACGACGGCCGTTGAAGACTCTCGAGCCGCCCTGGCTCGTTTCGTGGGTGCCCCGGAGACCACTGAGATCGTCTTCGCCAAGAACGCCACCGAAGCCATCAACCTGGTGGCCCACTCGTGGGGCCGGACCAACCTGGGCTCGGGTGACGTCGTGCTGCTCACCGCGATGGAACACCACGCCAACATTGTGCCGTGGCAACAGCTGGCTGCTGAGCGGGGCATCGAGGTGCGGTGGATCCCGGTGGGCGATGACGGGAACCTCGACCTCTCGGACCTGGACCGCCTGCTGGACGGTGTCCGCCTGGTCGCAGTTTCGGCCGCCTCCAACGTGCTGGGTACTCTGCCCCCGATCCGCCGGATCGCCGACGCCGCCCACGGCGTTGGCGCCCTATGCCTGGTCGACGCCAGCCAGTGGGTTCCCCACCAGCCCACCGACGTCGCCGCCTGGGACTGCGACTTCGTGGTCTTCACCGGTCACAAAATGTGCGGCCCCACCGGGGTCGGCGTGCTGTGGGGGCGTAGCGACCTGCTGGACGCAATGCCACCCTTCCTGGGCGGCGGCTCAATGATCCGTAACGTCACCTTCGATGGCTTCACTCCGGCCGAGGTGCCGGCCCGCTTCGAAGCCGGAACCCAGCCCATCGCCGAGATCATCGGCCTGCATGCCGCTGTGGAATACCTGGAGGCCATCGGGATGGAGGCCATCCGTGATCACGAGCGGGACCTCACGGCCTACGCATTGCGCACTCTCTCCGAGCGCCTCGGCGAGGACTTGGTCATCCACGGCCCCGATACAGCCGAGGGTCGGGGAGGCACACTGTCGCTGGCCTACCGGGACATCCATCCCCACGACCTCAGTCAGGTTCTCGACCAGCACGGCGTTTGCGTGAGGGCTGGCCACCACTGTGCCAAGCCCCTCATGGCCGTCCTGGGCGTGAACGCCACGGCCCGGGCCTCTCTCTACCTTTACAACGACGAAGCCGACGTGGACGCGCTGGCCGACGCGCTGGTAGACGCCGGCGACTTCTTCGCTTTCTAG
- the sufC gene encoding Fe-S cluster assembly ATPase SufC, which yields MSKRVLRIEGLSARVGETEILHGIDLEIRPGEVHAVMGPNGSGKSTLSHVLMGRPGYEVTEGSVTLDGVDLLGLPTWERARAGLFLALQHPTEVPGVSLESVVTESARAAGRSTEGVNEVLVAEATRIGFDDRFLARPVNVDLSGGEKKRNEALMMGALRPKYAVLDEIDSGLDVDALTTVSRRIQEATDEDGLGVLAITHFSRLLEVLEPDRVHVLARGRIHASGGPELAERLEAEGYVGVLGETGTLVDLPVGITHQAGFGDDPFADPLA from the coding sequence GTGAGCAAGCGGGTGTTGCGGATCGAGGGGCTGTCGGCCCGGGTGGGCGAAACCGAGATCCTCCACGGGATTGACCTGGAGATCCGCCCGGGTGAGGTCCACGCCGTGATGGGACCCAACGGTTCGGGCAAGTCGACCCTGTCCCACGTCCTGATGGGCCGGCCGGGATACGAGGTGACCGAAGGGTCGGTGACCCTGGACGGGGTCGACCTACTGGGTCTACCCACATGGGAACGGGCCCGGGCTGGGCTGTTTCTAGCCCTCCAGCACCCAACTGAAGTGCCTGGGGTGAGCTTGGAGTCGGTGGTGACCGAGTCGGCGCGGGCCGCTGGCCGCAGCACCGAGGGAGTCAACGAAGTTCTGGTCGCCGAGGCGACCCGCATCGGCTTTGACGATCGATTCCTGGCCCGGCCGGTCAACGTGGATCTCTCTGGCGGTGAGAAAAAGCGAAACGAGGCCCTGATGATGGGGGCGCTCAGACCGAAGTACGCCGTGCTGGACGAGATCGACTCGGGTCTCGACGTGGACGCTCTGACCACTGTGTCCCGGCGGATCCAGGAGGCCACCGACGAGGATGGTCTGGGAGTACTGGCCATCACCCACTTCAGCCGGCTGCTGGAGGTGCTGGAGCCCGACCGGGTTCACGTCCTGGCTCGGGGCCGGATCCACGCCAGTGGCGGACCCGAGCTGGCCGAGCGACTAGAAGCTGAGGGCTACGTCGGAGTGCTGGGCGAGACCGGGACGCTGGTTGACCTGCCGGTCGGCATCACCCACCAGGCGGGGTTCGGCGACGACCCTTTCGCTGATCCGCTGGCCTGA
- a CDS encoding SUF system NifU family Fe-S cluster assembly protein — MAGLEDLYREIILDHYRNPRNRGELETPPAKVAEGYNPLCGDEIQVYLMVTDGVISDIRIGGQGCSISQSSASMMTTAVVGLTPGEAREVLRSFKEMMSIHEHGLDGEAGPSDQGPGPSDLGDLEALRGVVKFPVRIKCATLGWNTLDQALEQIDA; from the coding sequence GTGGCCGGACTTGAAGACCTCTACCGCGAGATCATCCTCGACCACTACCGCAATCCCCGGAACCGGGGGGAATTGGAGACCCCACCGGCCAAAGTGGCCGAGGGGTACAACCCGCTGTGCGGCGACGAGATCCAGGTCTACCTGATGGTCACCGACGGAGTGATCTCCGACATCCGGATCGGCGGGCAGGGCTGTTCTATCAGCCAATCCTCGGCCTCGATGATGACCACGGCGGTGGTCGGCCTGACCCCTGGCGAGGCCCGCGAAGTGCTGCGCTCCTTCAAGGAGATGATGTCAATCCACGAGCACGGCCTGGATGGCGAGGCCGGCCCATCCGACCAGGGTCCGGGCCCGTCCGACCTAGGCGACCTGGAGGCCCTCCGGGGCGTAGTGAAGTTCCCGGTACGTATCAAGTGCGCCACTTTGGGGTGGAACACCCTGGACCAGGCACTGGAGCAAATCGACGCCTGA
- a CDS encoding ribonuclease HI, whose translation MVVFTDGACSGNPGPGGWAWVVPDGPFAAGCDARTTNQRMELTATMEAVRAFDGPLLVVSDSTYVVHCFRDAWWEKWLRTGWLNAKREPVANRDLWEPLIEAVRSRGDVGFRWVKGHSGDRWNDEADRLAVQAAERQEPRSG comes from the coding sequence ATGGTCGTTTTCACAGACGGTGCCTGCTCGGGGAACCCGGGGCCCGGCGGGTGGGCCTGGGTGGTGCCTGACGGCCCATTCGCTGCCGGCTGCGACGCCCGGACCACCAACCAGAGGATGGAGTTAACGGCCACCATGGAAGCGGTCCGGGCTTTTGACGGTCCACTGCTGGTGGTCAGCGATTCCACCTACGTCGTGCACTGCTTCCGGGACGCCTGGTGGGAGAAGTGGCTCCGGACGGGATGGCTCAACGCCAAAAGGGAACCGGTGGCTAACCGCGACCTCTGGGAGCCGCTCATCGAGGCGGTCCGGTCGCGTGGCGACGTGGGCTTTCGCTGGGTGAAGGGTCACTCGGGTGACCGGTGGAACGACGAGGCGGACCGGTTGGCTGTGCAGGCTGCCGAACGCCAGGAGCCCCGTTCCGGCTGA
- a CDS encoding MBL fold metallo-hydrolase: MSDTPSPTRPTSPHAGPCHHVDHPRPAVPGVSLHWCDEQAEIHRIVVGDFDNNVFILRCRQTGESVLIDAANEHDKLLELCRALDVRSVLETHGHFDHIQAVPAVREAGYRVAVTADDAAMLPSYDDVLEDEMVLQVGRLRLHTICTPGHTPGSICFRLEGSPILFSGDTLFPGGPGATSFEGGSFDAIIESIDRRLFASLPLDTIVLPGHGLDTTIGSERPCLDEWVTRGW, from the coding sequence GTGAGCGATACCCCCTCCCCGACCCGTCCGACCTCCCCCCACGCCGGTCCCTGTCATCACGTCGACCACCCGCGGCCGGCCGTCCCCGGGGTGTCGCTCCACTGGTGTGACGAACAGGCCGAGATCCACCGAATCGTGGTGGGTGACTTCGACAACAACGTCTTCATCCTCCGGTGTCGCCAGACCGGCGAATCGGTGCTGATCGACGCGGCCAACGAGCACGACAAGCTGCTCGAACTGTGCCGGGCCCTCGACGTCCGGTCCGTGTTGGAGACCCACGGCCACTTCGACCACATCCAGGCTGTTCCGGCCGTCCGGGAAGCCGGCTACCGGGTGGCGGTCACTGCCGACGACGCGGCCATGCTCCCCAGCTACGACGACGTCCTGGAGGACGAGATGGTCCTGCAGGTGGGTCGCCTCCGGCTCCATACCATCTGCACGCCGGGACATACCCCGGGGTCCATCTGCTTCCGGTTGGAGGGGTCGCCCATCCTGTTCTCTGGCGACACACTGTTCCCCGGAGGTCCGGGCGCCACCTCGTTTGAGGGCGGGAGCTTCGACGCCATCATCGAGTCCATCGACCGCCGTCTTTTCGCCTCGCTCCCGCTGGACACCATCGTCCTGCCTGGCCACGGTCTGGACACCACGATCGGCAGCGAGCGACCCTGCCTGGACGAGTGGGTGACCCGAGGCTGGTGA